A genome region from Mauremys reevesii isolate NIE-2019 linkage group 12, ASM1616193v1, whole genome shotgun sequence includes the following:
- the LOC120375432 gene encoding zinc finger protein 154-like — protein sequence LSKHQIIHTGKRPYECSECGKTFTSSSVLSQHQRIHTGNRPYECSECGKSFTSSDLSKHQRIHTGNRPYECSECGKSFSISSVLSQHQRIHTGERPFECRECGKTFTYRSHLVVHKRLHTGEKPYECSECGKSFTRSSNLTGHQRIHTGERPYVCSECGKTFNHRSHLLTHLRIHTGERSYVCSDCGKNFIHRQQLNCHQRIHTGMRPNGSSECGKTLSCH from the coding sequence ctttctaaacatcagataatccatACAGGgaagagaccctatgaatgcagtgagtgtgggaaaaccttcactagcagctcagtcctttctcaacatcagagaatccacacagggaacaggccctatgaatgcagtgagtgtgggaaaagctttaccagctcagacctttctaaacatcagagaatccacacagggaacaggccctatgaatgcagtgagtgtggaaaaagcttctctatCAGCTCagtcctttctcaacatcagagaatccacacaggggagaggccctttgaatgcagggAGTGTGGGAAAACATTCACTTACAGATCACATCTTGTTGTTCATaagagactccacacaggggagaagccctatgaatgcagtgagtgtgggaaaagcttcactcgcagctcaaaccttactgggcatcagagaatccacacaggagagaggccctatgtatgcagtgagtgtgggaaaaccttcaatcacagatcacaccttcttacccatctcagaatccacacaggagagaggtcCTATGTATGCAGTGATTGTGGAAAAAACTTCATTCACCGCCAGCAGCTTAAttgccatcagagaatccacacaggtatgcgacccaatggaagcagtgagtgtgggaaaaccttgtcttgccactga